GCAATAAATATTCTATTTCACATTCTGCTTTTTTCAAATGGGTTAAAAAGTATGAAGATTCTGGTTATGATGACAATGTTTTTAATTCCAAAAAAAGGTAGAACTAAGTCTATTATTTCTGATATTTCTAAAGTTCCTCCTTTTATTTATGAATCTGCTGGTAATTAACTTTTAAACTTATATTAAATTTTTTCATTCTTCTCTTCAAAGAGAGTTTTTTGAATTCAACCATATTGATGATGTTTATAATTGCTATATTTCATATATCTATTTTTATAATAATTTCAGACCTTATGGTTCTTTGAAATACTTTACTTCTGATTTTGTCATGCTTTTTTAATCACAAACCTAATAACATTGATTCTGATAATGATTTTTCAATTAATTTCGGTGATTTTTTCATTTCTATGAATAAATGACTCTTTCTTATTCCTTCTCCAATATATTGCGGTTAGCTTGCTAAAAAGTAATTATGTTAATATTCTTTGATTTATATTAGATTACTTTATTTTTATATTAAATTCGATAATAATGATAATATTTATAATTATTATATTTTATATATTTTTAAGATATTTATTTCTTCGTTATAAAATCTAAAATTTTCTTATTTTTAATGCTATTATAAAAATTATTTGTTTTTTTATAGCTAATTTTTTTTGTTAAAATCATTTCCATTAAGTTATATAATTTATTTTTATTAAACGGATTAAAAAAATATGCATTTGGATAACCATCTAAAATTTCATGTGAAAATGGCATGTCTGAAGCTAATATTATTGTTTTATGTAACTTTGCTTCTAACAATGGCAACCCAAAAGTTTCTATATAAGAAGGAAATAATAAAACTGACTTTGTATATAAATCAAAAACTTCTTCCCTCGCAATATTTCCAATAAATTCTATAGGAAGATTGTAATTATTTATTTCATCTACTAAATTTAAAATATATTTATTTTCATTACCCTTTAAAGTAAATAATACTTTAAAATCATTAAATCCGATATTTTTAAGTTTTTTTACAGATTCAATTATAATTTTATGATTTTTATATTGAATTCCCCTTGCAGGATAAAAAAAAGTTCTTAACGATTTATCAGTTGGTAGAAAAGTTTGGCTAACTTTAATATTTATTTTAGGTGGAATAACTACAATTTTTTCAGAATTTATTCCTGTTTTTTTTATACAAGCTTTTTTAAACCATTCTGTTTGTACAATTACTTTATCAGCTTTTTTTATAGATTTAAAAATTTGTTTACTAATTATATTTTGATAAATCCAAAATAATTTATTTTCTTTAAAAGAAAATTTATATTCAGAAAAGGGAAGAGGCTGATGTACATATACTATCTGAGATATATTAGTATATGGAACTATCATACTTTGTAAAGAAAAAATTTTATCTATATTATGTTTTTTTATTAATTTCGGTACAATAAAATTATCAAAATATAATCTATGAATCCAACTTTTTTTTACCCATGGAAATCTTAAAATCTTTATATCTTTTGTTTCTTCAAGAAAAGGTGTACTAATAACAAAATACCATTTTATGTCCTTGTTGCTATTATGACAAACTTCCTCATAAAAATCTGTTAATATTGATAAAGCTCCACCATCTGAAGCTTGAACATCAAGAACCAATATATTCATGTTTTCACTTCCCAAAATACATTGTTTATTTTATAAAGTCTCCAAAACCTTTCGAACACCTTTACTTAACTCAACATTATACTTCCAACCTAATTCATGAAGTTTTGAAACATCAAGCAACTTCCTTGGTGTTCCATCTGGTTTTGTTGTGTCGTGGATTATTTCTCCTGTATATCCCACTGTTTCTTTTATTAACTCTGCTAATTCTTTTATTGTTATATCTTTTCCTGTTCCTATGTTTACGAAATAATCTGGTGATATTTTTTTCATTTCTTCTGCTTCTATCTTTTCCATTAAATATACACATGCGTCTGCCATGTCTTCTACATATAAAAACTCTCTATATACTTCTCCTGTTCCCCATAAGGTTATACTTTCTTTTGTTATTCCCAATTGTTTTAATGTTTTTATTATTGATTCTTTATTATCTAAATCTATTGTTTTATCTAATCCAAATCCTAATGGATATTTTTTTATGTTTTCTTTTATTTTTTCATAGTTTTCTTCTTCTAATTGTTTTCCTAAATAGAATTTTCTTATTAATGCTGGTAATACATGTGATGTTTCTAGGTTGAAGTTGTCATTTGGTCCATATAGGTTTGTTGGCATTACGCTCATGAAGTTTGTTCCATATTGTTCGTTGAAATATCTCACCATTTTTATTGCTGATATTTTTGCTATTGCATATGGCTCGTTTGTTGGTTCTAGTTCTCCTGTTAATAGATATTCTTCTTTCATTGGTTGTTTTGCATATTTTGGATATATGCATGATGAGCCAAGGTTTAGTAGTTTTTTTACTCCATATCTATATGATGCTTCTATTACGTTTGCTGCTATC
This is a stretch of genomic DNA from Marinitoga piezophila KA3. It encodes these proteins:
- a CDS encoding transposase — encoded protein: MFRKKYDPDFKLSVVKEYLSSDSLTQEDICNKYSISHSAFFKWVKKYEDSGYDDNVFNSKKR
- a CDS encoding glycosyltransferase, which codes for MNILVLDVQASDGGALSILTDFYEEVCHNSNKDIKWYFVISTPFLEETKDIKILRFPWVKKSWIHRLYFDNFIVPKLIKKHNIDKIFSLQSMIVPYTNISQIVYVHQPLPFSEYKFSFKENKLFWIYQNIISKQIFKSIKKADKVIVQTEWFKKACIKKTGINSEKIVVIPPKINIKVSQTFLPTDKSLRTFFYPARGIQYKNHKIIIESVKKLKNIGFNDFKVLFTLKGNENKYILNLVDEINNYNLPIEFIGNIAREEVFDLYTKSVLLFPSYIETFGLPLLEAKLHKTIILASDMPFSHEILDGYPNAYFFNPFNKNKLYNLMEMILTKKISYKKTNNFYNSIKNKKILDFITKK
- a CDS encoding GDP-L-fucose synthase family protein, which codes for MEKNAKIYVAGHRGLVGSAIMKKLQKKGYTNIITRTHKELDLTDQKATREFFEKEKPEYVFLAAAKVGGILANDTYKADFIYQNIMIAANVIEASYRYGVKKLLNLGSSCIYPKYAKQPMKEEYLLTGELEPTNEPYAIAKISAIKMVRYFNEQYGTNFMSVMPTNLYGPNDNFNLETSHVLPALIRKFYLGKQLEEENYEKIKENIKKYPLGFGLDKTIDLDNKESIIKTLKQLGITKESITLWGTGEVYREFLYVEDMADACVYLMEKIEAEEMKKISPDYFVNIGTGKDITIKELAELIKETVGYTGEIIHDTTKPDGTPRKLLDVSKLHELGWKYNVELSKGVRKVLETL